A genome region from Myripristis murdjan chromosome 16, fMyrMur1.1, whole genome shotgun sequence includes the following:
- the snx27b gene encoding sorting nexin-27b isoform X1, producing the protein MADVEGQGICSSVPPLPHSSSRNGSSGSTPGTGGSCQMTTTVTSGPRLVRIVKSDSGYGFNVRGQVSEGGQLRSINGELYAPLQHVSAVLPGGAADRAGISKGDRILEVNGVNVEGATHKQVVDLIRAGERELVLAVLSVPPQEADCLDPGDDGSAQSCYDYSDKQAVPISVPTYKHTELNQEKFVVYNVYMAGRQLCSKRYREFAILHQNLKREFANYTFPKLPGKWPFSLSEQQLDARRRGLEEYLEKVCSVRVIGESDIMQEFLSESDENYNGVSDVELRIAMPDKTTLIVRVRKNSTTDQVYQAVVMKLGMDSVTASYFALFEVINHTFVRKLAPNEFPHKLYVQNYTSAVPGTCLTLRKWLFTTEEEILLNDNQLAVNYCFHQAVDDVKKGFIKAEQKSYQLQKLAEQKKMTMYLNLLRGCEGYNEIIFPHCSCDSRRKGHVITAISIHHFKLHACTEEGTLENQVIAFDWGEMQRWDTDEEGMAFCFEYARGEKKPRWVKIFTPYFNYMHECFERVFCELKWRREVEEEATDKDNKNCSKDEYLPAVEAQKGWRHLGGEIITS; encoded by the exons ATGGCGGACGTCGAGGGACAAGGAATTTGTTCATCGGTCCCTCCTTTGCCGCACTCTTCTTCACGTAACGGCTCCAGTGGCAGTACACCGGGCACCGGCGGCAGCTGCCAGATGACAACCACCGTTACATCAGGCCCACGACTAGTACGAATAGTCAAGTCCGACTCGGGCTATGGTTTCAATGTCCGGGGACAAGTTAGTGAAGGAGGGCAACTACGGAGCATTAACGGGGAGCTGTACGCCCCGCTGCAGCATGTTAGTGCTGTTTTACCGGGAGGTGCAGCCGACAGAGCCGGTATTTCGAAGGGAGACAGGATTCTGGAGGT TAACGGGGTGAATGTGGAGGGGGCGACCCATAAGCAGGTGGTGGACCTGATCAGGGCTGGGGAGAGGGAGCTggtgctggctgtgctgtctgtCCCACCTCAGGAGGCTGACTGTCTGGACCCAGGAGACGACGGCTCGGCCCAGTCCTGCTACGACTACTCCGACAAGCAGGCCGTCCCCATCTCTGTCcccacatacaaacacactgagctcaACCAGGAAAAGTTTGTG GTGTATAATGTGTACATGGCAGGCAGACAGTTGTGCTCCAAGCGCTACCGGGAGTTCGCCATCCTGCACCAAAACCTGAAGAGGGAGTTTGCAAACTACACGTTCCCTAAGCTGCCTGGGAAATGGCCTTTCTCCCTGTCGGAGCAGCAGCTGGACGCACGGCGCAGAGGCCTGGAGGAGTACCTGGAGAAAG TGTGCTCTGTGCGGGTCATTGGAGAGAGTGACATCATGCAGGAGTTCCTGTCAGAATCGGATGAG AATTACAATGGTGTGTCAGATGTGGAGTTGAGGATAGCCATGCCTGATAAGACCACGCTCATCGTTAGAGTCCGTAAGAACTCCACTACAGACCAGGTCTACCAG gcTGTTGTAATGAAACTTGGGATGGACAGTGTAACAGCCAGCTACTTTGCTCTATTTGAGGTCATCAATCACACCTTTG tgCGTAAACTTGCCCCCAATGAATTCCCCCACAAGCTGTATGTCCAGAACTACACTTCAGCCGTCCCTGGAACCTGCCTCACTCTACGCAAGTGGCTCTTCACTACAGAGGAGGAGATCTTACTCAACGATAACCAGCTTGCCGTCAACTACTGCTTTCACCAG GCTGTGGATGATGTGAAGAAAGGCTTCATCAAAGCAGAGCAGAAGTCCTACCAACTGCAGAAGCTTGCTGAGCAGAAAAAGATGACCATG tatttgaatttattaaggGGTTGTGAGGGCTACAATGAGATCATATTCCCCCACTGTTCCTGTGACTCCAGACGTAAGGGCCATGTCATCACGGCCATCAGCATACACCACTTCAAGCTGCACGCCTGCACAGAGGAGGGAACACTAGAG AATCAGGTGATTGCATTTGACTGGGGCGAGATGCAGCGGTGGGACACAGATGAAGAAGGCATGGCCTTCTGCTTTGAGTACGCACGGGGAGAGAAGAAACCACGCTGGGTCAAAATCTTTACACCTTAT TTTAACTACATGCACGAATGCTTTGAGAGAGTCTTCTGTGAGctgaagtggaggagagag gtggaagaggaggccaCAGACAAGGACAATAAGAACTGCAGTAAAGATG aATATCTTCCAGCTGTTGAGGCACAGAAGGGATGGAGGCACCTAGGAGGAGAGATCATCACCTCTTAG
- the snx27b gene encoding sorting nexin-27b isoform X2, giving the protein MADVEGQGICSSVPPLPHSSSRNGSSGSTPGTGGSCQMTTTVTSGPRLVRIVKSDSGYGFNVRGQVSEGGQLRSINGELYAPLQHVSAVLPGGAADRAGISKGDRILEVNGVNVEGATHKQVVDLIRAGERELVLAVLSVPPQEADCLDPGDDGSAQSCYDYSDKQAVPISVPTYKHTELNQEKFVVYNVYMAGRQLCSKRYREFAILHQNLKREFANYTFPKLPGKWPFSLSEQQLDARRRGLEEYLEKVCSVRVIGESDIMQEFLSESDENYNGVSDVELRIAMPDKTTLIVRVRKNSTTDQVYQAVVMKLGMDSVTASYFALFEVINHTFVRKLAPNEFPHKLYVQNYTSAVPGTCLTLRKWLFTTEEEILLNDNQLAVNYCFHQAVDDVKKGFIKAEQKSYQLQKLAEQKKMTMYLNLLRGCEGYNEIIFPHCSCDSRRKGHVITAISIHHFKLHACTEEGTLENQVIAFDWGEMQRWDTDEEGMAFCFEYARGEKKPRWVKIFTPYFNYMHECFERVFCELKWRREVEEEATDKDNKNCSKDGMCGKNIFQLLRHRRDGGT; this is encoded by the exons ATGGCGGACGTCGAGGGACAAGGAATTTGTTCATCGGTCCCTCCTTTGCCGCACTCTTCTTCACGTAACGGCTCCAGTGGCAGTACACCGGGCACCGGCGGCAGCTGCCAGATGACAACCACCGTTACATCAGGCCCACGACTAGTACGAATAGTCAAGTCCGACTCGGGCTATGGTTTCAATGTCCGGGGACAAGTTAGTGAAGGAGGGCAACTACGGAGCATTAACGGGGAGCTGTACGCCCCGCTGCAGCATGTTAGTGCTGTTTTACCGGGAGGTGCAGCCGACAGAGCCGGTATTTCGAAGGGAGACAGGATTCTGGAGGT TAACGGGGTGAATGTGGAGGGGGCGACCCATAAGCAGGTGGTGGACCTGATCAGGGCTGGGGAGAGGGAGCTggtgctggctgtgctgtctgtCCCACCTCAGGAGGCTGACTGTCTGGACCCAGGAGACGACGGCTCGGCCCAGTCCTGCTACGACTACTCCGACAAGCAGGCCGTCCCCATCTCTGTCcccacatacaaacacactgagctcaACCAGGAAAAGTTTGTG GTGTATAATGTGTACATGGCAGGCAGACAGTTGTGCTCCAAGCGCTACCGGGAGTTCGCCATCCTGCACCAAAACCTGAAGAGGGAGTTTGCAAACTACACGTTCCCTAAGCTGCCTGGGAAATGGCCTTTCTCCCTGTCGGAGCAGCAGCTGGACGCACGGCGCAGAGGCCTGGAGGAGTACCTGGAGAAAG TGTGCTCTGTGCGGGTCATTGGAGAGAGTGACATCATGCAGGAGTTCCTGTCAGAATCGGATGAG AATTACAATGGTGTGTCAGATGTGGAGTTGAGGATAGCCATGCCTGATAAGACCACGCTCATCGTTAGAGTCCGTAAGAACTCCACTACAGACCAGGTCTACCAG gcTGTTGTAATGAAACTTGGGATGGACAGTGTAACAGCCAGCTACTTTGCTCTATTTGAGGTCATCAATCACACCTTTG tgCGTAAACTTGCCCCCAATGAATTCCCCCACAAGCTGTATGTCCAGAACTACACTTCAGCCGTCCCTGGAACCTGCCTCACTCTACGCAAGTGGCTCTTCACTACAGAGGAGGAGATCTTACTCAACGATAACCAGCTTGCCGTCAACTACTGCTTTCACCAG GCTGTGGATGATGTGAAGAAAGGCTTCATCAAAGCAGAGCAGAAGTCCTACCAACTGCAGAAGCTTGCTGAGCAGAAAAAGATGACCATG tatttgaatttattaaggGGTTGTGAGGGCTACAATGAGATCATATTCCCCCACTGTTCCTGTGACTCCAGACGTAAGGGCCATGTCATCACGGCCATCAGCATACACCACTTCAAGCTGCACGCCTGCACAGAGGAGGGAACACTAGAG AATCAGGTGATTGCATTTGACTGGGGCGAGATGCAGCGGTGGGACACAGATGAAGAAGGCATGGCCTTCTGCTTTGAGTACGCACGGGGAGAGAAGAAACCACGCTGGGTCAAAATCTTTACACCTTAT TTTAACTACATGCACGAATGCTTTGAGAGAGTCTTCTGTGAGctgaagtggaggagagag gtggaagaggaggccaCAGACAAGGACAATAAGAACTGCAGTAAAGATGGTATGTGTGGCAAG aATATCTTCCAGCTGTTGAGGCACAGAAGGGATGGAGGCACCTAG